One segment of Methanofastidiosum sp. DNA contains the following:
- a CDS encoding glucokinase codes for MKNKFGIEYLVNNNKAYSRYVLAADVGGTNTTIGVCGICGQIPSLVFYKRYKSQNINSIVPPLREILEYTKNNHNIDLQVACFGCAGVQLKKDIVKLTNLKWGIDLNEVIQKTEISKAFIINDFQAIGYGINFLKDEDSKDIFIVRSTKHDQNKAKTKVIIGAGTGLGKAILAHDNYNEVYTPLPSEGGHTDFPIHNEFEFRLVRYIKEKKNLKSSVRYEDILSGTGIELIYLFLKASGEYSKTHYDKIIEKSKDKASLISKYKDIDEKSKEAFRLFTRFYGRCAKNFALDTLSLGGLYIAGGIASKNKEIFKTEDFLKEFEKCSTQKKVLESIPIYVILNYDVSLYGAAYYAMINSI; via the coding sequence GTATCTTGTCAATAATAATAAAGCCTATTCACGTTATGTTCTTGCTGCAGATGTTGGGGGGACTAATACTACAATAGGAGTTTGTGGGATATGTGGACAAATTCCTTCTTTAGTGTTTTATAAACGTTATAAGAGTCAAAATATAAACTCCATAGTACCACCTCTTAGGGAGATCTTAGAATATACTAAAAATAACCACAATATAGATTTACAAGTTGCATGTTTTGGTTGTGCCGGAGTGCAACTTAAGAAAGACATTGTAAAGCTTACTAATTTGAAATGGGGTATTGACCTAAATGAAGTTATTCAGAAAACAGAAATTTCTAAAGCATTTATAATTAATGATTTTCAAGCAATTGGTTATGGGATTAATTTTCTCAAAGATGAGGATTCTAAGGATATTTTTATTGTAAGATCTACTAAGCATGACCAAAACAAAGCTAAAACTAAGGTCATTATTGGTGCAGGAACAGGCCTCGGAAAGGCAATTTTAGCTCATGACAATTATAATGAAGTATACACACCTTTGCCTAGTGAAGGGGGCCATACAGATTTTCCCATACATAATGAATTTGAGTTTAGATTAGTTAGGTATATCAAAGAAAAAAAGAATCTTAAAAGTTCAGTAAGATACGAGGATATATTATCCGGTACTGGTATAGAGTTGATTTATTTATTCTTGAAAGCATCTGGAGAATATTCAAAAACACATTATGACAAAATAATAGAAAAATCCAAAGATAAAGCTTCGTTGATATCTAAATACAAGGATATTGATGAAAAATCTAAAGAAGCGTTTAGATTATTTACTAGATTTTATGGAAGATGTGCAAAAAACTTTGCCTTAGACACTCTCTCATTGGGAGGATTATATATTGCCGGAGGAATTGCGAGTAAAAATAAAGAGATTTTTAAAACTGAAGATTTTTTAAAAGAATTTGAAAAATGTTCCACGCAAAAAAAAGTTCTTGAGTCAATTCCAATATATGTAATACTTAACTATGATGTAAGTTTATACGGGGCAGCGTACTATGCAATGATAAATTCCATATGA